The following are encoded in a window of Phragmites australis chromosome 22, lpPhrAust1.1, whole genome shotgun sequence genomic DNA:
- the LOC133905011 gene encoding uncharacterized protein LOC133905011: protein MLDMLSFFFNAGHVGRSFHRIDMSKEVSRAAWNSTYEKGLVDILHDHNNNPKFKGQNGWVSEGWRSITIKFNERFPIAHFTKQQLQEKEKELKASYKSIRDAKKQSGTGWDDSMGMIIAEPKIWDKIIKDHPKVRKFRQKPFPLFNYLASLYEGSIATGDLNFTSTERVEPPNERSTSEQSIQHVPPPNETNPFASSLDGQGTSNQHIEPNEAQSAPSDHNLGQQEGDSGKKRKQSQVAAVLGDYLDYKKEQTEKVMENLNEKKRREDDYSIEKCIDNLEAMEELTDEEKADALVVFESEVNRQIFIKTKNPNVRLIWLKKKITP, encoded by the exons atgcTGGATatgctgtcttttttttttaatgctggACATGTTGGACGTTCTTTTCATAGAATTGATATGTCAAAAGAAGTGTCAAGGGCTGCTTGGAACTCCACATATGAGAAAGGTCTTGTTGATATATTACATGACCATAACAACAACCCAAAGTTCAAAGGGCAAAATGGTTGGGTATCAGAGGGTTGGAGGAGTATCACCATCAAGTTCAATGAGAGATTCCCTATAGCACATTTTACAAAGCAACAACtacaagaaaaggagaaggaactTAAAGCAAGCTATAAATCAATAAGGGATGCAAAGAAACAGAGTGGTACGGGTTGGGATGATTCTATGGGCATGATAATTGCTGAACCAAAAATCTGGGATAAAATTATTAAG GATCACCCCAAAGTGAGGAAGTTCCGCCAAAAGCCTTTTCCTCTCTTTAATTACTTGGCATCTCTATATGAAG GAAGCATTGCTACGGGAGATTTAAATTTTACATCAACTGAGCGAGTGGAACCTCCAAATGAAAGAAGTACCTCCGAACAAAGCATACAACATGTGCCCCCTCCAAATGAAACAAATCCATTTGCTTCAAGTTTGGATGGTCAAGGGACATCAAATCAACATATTGAACCCAATGAAGCTCAATCTGCACCATCCGATCATAATTTAGGACAGCAAGAAGGTGATAGTGGGAAAAAGCGCAAGCAAAGTCAAGTTGCAGCTGTTCTTGGAGACTACTTGGACTACAAAAAGGAACAAACAGAAAAAGTTATGGAAAATCTGAATGAAAAGAAAAGACGTGAAGATGATTATTCCATTGAAAAGTGTATCGATAACTTGGAAGCCATGGAAGAATTAACCGATGAAGAGAAGGCAGACGCATTGGTGGTCTTCGAAAGTGAGGTGAATAGACAAATATTCATCAAAACCAAGAATCCAAATGTGCGATTAATTTGGCTGAAGAAGAAAATTACTCCATAG